Proteins encoded in a region of the Populus nigra chromosome 3, ddPopNigr1.1, whole genome shotgun sequence genome:
- the LOC133690338 gene encoding xyloglucan endotransglucosylase protein 7-like — MKAGLLVSLIVNFLVVASAGSFYNDFYFNWGHDHGKVYDNGNSLSLILDKNSGSGFQSKKEYLFGKIDIQLKLVHGNSAGTVTTFYLSSLGPYHDEIDFEFLGNTSGQPYTLHTNVFSQGKGNREQQFYLWFDPTADFHTYSILWNPQRIIFSVDGIAIREFKNLESIGVPFPKNQPMRIYSSLWEADDWATCGGRVKTDWTKAPFVASFRNFNVNACAWSYGASSCKSKSGFADSISNSWIWEELDVGRKGQMKWVRDNYMTYDYCKDSKRFPHGLPRECYVTNFP; from the exons ATGAAAGCAGGGCTGCTAGTCTCTCTGATAGTAAACTTTCTGGTGGTTGCTTCTGCCGGCAGCTTCtacaatgatttttatttcaactGGGGACATGACCACGGTAAGGTATACGACAATGGCAATAGTCTGAGCCTCATCCTTGACAAAAATTCTGGATCAGGGTTTCAATCCAAGAAAGAGTATTTATTTGGTAAGATTGATATCCAGCTCAAGCTTGTCCATGGCAATTCGGCCGGCACTGTCACAACATTTTAT CTATCCTCTCTAGGGCCATACCACGATGAGATAGACTTCGAATTCTTGGGAAATACAAGTGGTCAGCCATACACTCTTCACACTAATGTGTTCAGCCAAGGCAAAGGTAACAGAGAGCAGCAATTCTATCTTTGGTTTGACCCCACTGCTGATTTCCACACGTATTCTATCCTTTGGAATCCACAACGCATAAT TTTTTCAGTTGATGGCATTGCAATTAGAGAATTCAAGAACTTAGAATCCATTGGCGTTCCATTCCCTAAGAACCAACCAATGAGGATTTACTCCAGTCTTTGGGAAGCTGATGACTGGGCAACATGTGGTGGAAGAGTTAAGACAGATTGGACAAAAGCACCCTTCGTTGCTTCGTTTAGGAACTTCAACGTCAATGCCTGTGCTTGGTCTTACGGAGCATCTTCTTGTAAATCAAAATCTGGCTTTGCTGACTCCATCAGCAACTCATGGATCTGGGAAGAGCTCGATGTCGGACGCAAAGGCCAGATGAAATGGGTGCGGGACAATTACATGACCTATGACTATTGCAAAGATTCCAAGCGATTCCCACACGGCCTCCCTCGTGAGTGCTATGTCACCAACTTTCCCTGA